A stretch of Sulfitobacter sp. THAF37 DNA encodes these proteins:
- a CDS encoding HPr family phosphocarrier protein, which produces MTEISVKIVNEKGLHARASAKLVEVVEAFDARAEVSKGGMSASGDSIMGLLMLAASRGSTIDIQTSGPDADALAEALTALVADKFGEGY; this is translated from the coding sequence ATGACAGAAATTTCCGTCAAGATCGTGAATGAAAAGGGGCTGCATGCCCGTGCCTCGGCAAAGCTCGTGGAGGTGGTAGAAGCCTTTGACGCGCGCGCCGAGGTCAGCAAGGGCGGCATGTCGGCCTCGGGTGACAGCATCATGGGTCTTTTGATGTTGGCGGCCTCCCGTGGTAGCACTATTGACATCCAGACCTCGGGCCCCGATGCAGATGCACTGGCCGAGGCGCTGACGGCACTGGTTGCGGATAAGTTCGGGGAAGGATACTGA
- a CDS encoding 3-hydroxybutyryl-CoA dehydrogenase, translating into MGIQTIGIVGAGQMGNGIAHVMALAGYDVKLTDVSEDALRKAIEVIDGNLERQVKREKVTAEDKAAAMGRIQTTTTLSDLGASDLIIEAATERETVKQAIFEDLIPHLKPETILTSNTSSISITRLASRTDRPEKFMGFHFMNPVPVMQLVELIRGIATDEETFKACAEVVEKLNKTAASAEDFPAFIVNRILMPMINEAVYTLYEGVGSVKSIDSSMKLGANHPMGPLELADFIGLDTCLAIMNVLHDGLADTKYRPCPLLTKYVEAGWLGRKTQRGFYDYRGDEPIPTR; encoded by the coding sequence ATGGGCATCCAGACAATCGGTATCGTAGGCGCAGGACAGATGGGCAATGGCATCGCCCACGTGATGGCGCTTGCCGGTTACGACGTCAAACTCACGGATGTTTCGGAAGATGCCCTGCGCAAGGCGATTGAGGTCATTGACGGAAACCTCGAACGCCAGGTCAAGCGCGAGAAAGTCACCGCCGAAGACAAGGCCGCGGCCATGGGTCGCATCCAGACGACGACCACCTTGTCCGACCTCGGGGCGAGCGATCTGATCATCGAAGCCGCGACCGAGCGCGAGACGGTGAAACAGGCCATCTTCGAAGACCTGATCCCCCATCTGAAACCAGAGACGATCCTGACATCGAACACCTCTTCGATCTCGATCACCCGGCTGGCAAGCCGGACGGACCGGCCGGAGAAATTCATGGGGTTCCACTTCATGAATCCGGTCCCGGTGATGCAGCTGGTGGAATTGATCCGCGGAATTGCCACGGATGAGGAGACCTTCAAGGCCTGCGCCGAAGTGGTTGAGAAGCTGAACAAGACCGCCGCCTCAGCCGAGGATTTTCCGGCCTTCATCGTCAACCGCATCCTGATGCCGATGATCAACGAGGCGGTCTATACGCTGTACGAAGGCGTGGGGTCGGTGAAATCCATCGACAGTTCCATGAAGCTGGGCGCGAACCATCCGATGGGGCCGCTGGAACTGGCCGATTTCATCGGGCTGGACACCTGCCTTGCGATCATGAACGTCCTGCACGACGGGCTGGCGGACACCAAGTACCGCCCCTGCCCGCTGCTGACCAAGTATGTCGAGGCCGGCTGGCTGGGACGCAAGACCCAGCGCGGCTTCTATGACTACCGCGGCGACGAGCCCATACCGACCCGCTGA
- a CDS encoding sensor histidine kinase, with product MRDTSTSSRDGDIVLGDDWIAPDNESPDEMRSRRERRSLFSLRSSPLTRKIITFNLIALNVLVAGILYLNSSRDSLAVQRASALVSESELIADVFEAQLPANAPVNMATGDGVDVAGTLAALDLRSGVDVYVYDAAETLVSQVEGAMIPVVGAEGIDDRTVLTDALSWLWAKLSAPFGGAEEADVPIEDRLKVMIPAVAESGTRIEKELDADGGTLFTVMTPILQNGQAVGFVAIASAAGEIDRLVRGERERVLQMFVIATVVSIGLSLVLASTIANPLADLSAAAELGRDKNARKMNPGRIRIPDLTARPDEIGRLSGALRGMVSALYNRIDGNEQFAADVAHEIKNPLASLRSAVGTLRMVKREDQREKLLDVIDHDVRRLDRLVSDISNASRLDSELVKEEEEQFNLLNMIGNLNQYLGEEAKAKGIDFITDLPPDPILVHGLEARLAQVFVNLITNAISFCEDGDAIRVWARKRENRVLVVVEDTGPGIPEQALSKIFTRFYSQRPEEHFGNNSGLGLAISKQIVEAHGGVIWAENIRPTEADITSDPLGARFVVGLPT from the coding sequence GTGCGGGACACGAGCACATCTTCGCGCGACGGCGACATTGTTCTGGGCGACGACTGGATCGCGCCGGACAATGAGTCGCCCGACGAAATGCGGTCGCGCCGGGAGCGGCGCAGCCTGTTCTCGTTGCGCTCATCCCCGCTGACCCGCAAGATCATCACGTTCAACCTGATTGCGCTGAACGTGCTGGTGGCGGGCATCCTCTATCTCAATTCCTCGCGCGACAGCCTCGCCGTGCAGCGTGCCTCCGCCCTCGTTTCAGAGAGCGAACTGATCGCGGACGTTTTCGAGGCGCAGCTGCCCGCCAACGCGCCGGTGAACATGGCCACTGGCGACGGTGTGGATGTCGCCGGGACACTGGCGGCGCTTGATCTGCGCAGCGGTGTTGACGTCTATGTCTATGACGCCGCCGAAACTCTCGTTTCTCAGGTTGAGGGCGCGATGATTCCCGTGGTCGGCGCAGAGGGGATCGACGACCGCACCGTTCTGACCGACGCCCTGAGCTGGTTGTGGGCCAAGCTGTCGGCGCCCTTTGGCGGGGCCGAAGAAGCAGACGTTCCCATAGAAGACCGTTTGAAGGTCATGATCCCCGCCGTGGCCGAAAGCGGTACCCGGATCGAAAAAGAACTCGACGCGGACGGCGGTACATTGTTCACGGTGATGACGCCGATCCTGCAGAACGGCCAGGCTGTTGGGTTCGTGGCCATCGCGTCGGCCGCCGGCGAAATCGATCGTCTGGTGCGCGGCGAGCGTGAGCGCGTGCTGCAAATGTTCGTGATCGCAACTGTCGTGTCCATCGGGCTGAGCCTTGTGCTGGCATCGACCATCGCCAATCCCCTTGCGGATCTGTCGGCGGCGGCGGAGCTGGGCCGCGACAAGAATGCGCGCAAGATGAACCCGGGCCGCATCCGCATCCCCGATCTGACGGCCCGCCCGGACGAGATCGGCCGCCTGTCGGGTGCGCTGCGCGGCATGGTGTCGGCACTGTACAATCGGATCGACGGCAACGAACAATTCGCGGCGGACGTGGCGCACGAGATCAAGAATCCTCTCGCCTCTCTGCGGTCGGCGGTGGGCACGCTGCGGATGGTCAAGCGTGAGGATCAGCGCGAAAAGCTGCTGGACGTGATCGACCATGACGTGCGGCGGCTGGATCGGCTGGTCAGCGACATTTCAAACGCCTCGCGGCTGGATTCGGAACTGGTCAAGGAAGAGGAAGAGCAGTTCAACCTGCTCAACATGATCGGCAACCTCAACCAGTATCTGGGCGAGGAAGCGAAGGCGAAAGGCATCGACTTTATCACCGATCTGCCGCCCGATCCGATCCTTGTGCATGGGCTGGAGGCCCGGCTGGCACAGGTATTTGTCAACCTGATCACCAATGCGATTTCCTTCTGCGAGGACGGCGATGCCATCCGGGTCTGGGCGCGCAAGCGCGAGAACCGTGTGCTGGTTGTGGTCGAGGATACAGGACCCGGCATCCCCGAACAGGCGCTCTCCAAGATCTTTACCCGCTTCTATTCGCAGCGGCCCGAAGAGCATTTCGGAAACAACTCGGGCCTTGGCCTCGCGATTTCCAAACAGATTGTAGAGGCACATGGCGGCGTGATCTGGGCCGAAAATATCCGCCCGACAGAAGCCGACATCACCTCCGATCCGCTGGGTGCGCGTTTCGTTGTCGGTTTGCCGACCTGA
- a CDS encoding PTS sugar transporter subunit IIA — MIGIVIVAHGGLAQEYLSAIEHVVGSQNGVRAIAIHADHDREAKQKEICVAADEVDQGAGVVVVTDLFGGSPSNLSLLACKQANRRILYGANLPMLIKLAKSRQMDVPDAVRAALEAGKKYIDSQNVSTH, encoded by the coding sequence TTGATTGGTATCGTGATCGTAGCGCATGGAGGATTGGCACAGGAGTATCTGTCGGCCATCGAACATGTCGTGGGGTCGCAAAATGGGGTCCGCGCCATCGCGATCCACGCCGATCACGACCGCGAGGCCAAGCAGAAAGAGATCTGTGTGGCGGCGGACGAGGTTGATCAGGGTGCGGGCGTGGTGGTGGTGACGGACCTTTTCGGCGGCTCACCTTCGAATCTGTCGCTTCTGGCCTGCAAACAGGCCAACCGGCGGATCCTATACGGGGCCAATCTTCCCATGCTGATCAAACTGGCCAAATCCCGCCAAATGGATGTACCTGATGCCGTGCGCGCGGCGCTCGAAGCTGGTAAGAAATACATCGACAGCCAGAATGTGAGCACGCATTAG
- a CDS encoding electron transfer flavoprotein subunit alpha/FixB family protein, which translates to MAVLLLAEVTDGELSMDATAKAVTAAKSLGDVTVLCAGGSAAAAGEAAAKIDGVAKVLVAEDATLGHRLAESTAALIVSLADDYEHIVAPATTDAKNVMPRVAALLDVMIISDASGVVDGDTFERPIYAGNAIQTVKSSDAKKVVTFRTSTFDAAGDGGSASVETVNAADDPGLSSWVEDKVAESDRPDLTSAGVVVSGGRGVGSEEDFALIEKLADKLGAAVGASRAAVDSGYAPNDWQVGQTGKVVAPDLYVAVGISGAIQHLAGMKDSKVIVAINKDEEAPIFQVADYGLVADLFEAVPELMEKL; encoded by the coding sequence ATGGCTGTTCTTCTTCTCGCGGAAGTCACCGACGGCGAACTGTCGATGGATGCCACCGCCAAGGCCGTGACCGCGGCCAAGTCGCTGGGTGACGTGACCGTGCTCTGCGCTGGCGGGTCTGCCGCCGCCGCGGGCGAAGCCGCCGCCAAAATCGACGGTGTCGCCAAGGTTCTGGTGGCCGAGGACGCGACACTGGGCCACCGGCTGGCGGAATCCACCGCTGCGCTGATCGTAAGCCTTGCGGATGACTACGAGCACATCGTCGCCCCCGCCACCACCGACGCCAAGAACGTCATGCCCCGTGTTGCGGCGCTGCTGGACGTGATGATCATCTCCGACGCCTCGGGCGTGGTCGACGGCGACACTTTCGAGCGTCCGATCTATGCGGGCAACGCGATCCAGACCGTCAAATCCTCCGACGCGAAAAAGGTCGTCACCTTCCGTACCTCTACTTTCGACGCGGCGGGCGACGGCGGCTCCGCCTCGGTCGAGACGGTGAACGCAGCGGACGATCCCGGCCTGTCGAGCTGGGTCGAGGACAAAGTCGCCGAAAGCGACCGCCCCGACCTGACCTCGGCTGGCGTGGTTGTCTCCGGCGGCCGTGGCGTTGGCTCCGAAGAGGACTTTGCCCTGATCGAGAAACTGGCGGACAAGCTCGGCGCCGCCGTCGGCGCGTCACGCGCGGCGGTCGACAGCGGTTATGCCCCGAACGACTGGCAGGTCGGCCAGACCGGCAAGGTCGTGGCACCGGATCTCTACGTGGCCGTCGGCATCTCCGGCGCGATCCAGCACCTTGCGGGCATGAAGGATTCCAAGGTCATCGTCGCCATCAACAAGGACGAGGAAGCGCCGATCTTCCAGGTGGCGGACTATGGCCTGGTCGCGGACCTCTTCGAGGCCGTGCCCGAGCTGATGGAGAAACTCTGA
- a CDS encoding lysophospholipid acyltransferase family protein, which produces MNTAQGETVSFNKYDRRSLSYASTFDDPWKARVISVMELFTGKLSILRMIRQFEKRGAPSGQAFWRAALDTMGIDLTTPQEQLDRIPREGPVVVVANHPHGMVDGMIFADLIGRVRSDYRILTRSLLTSIDEVAGSFMIPVPFPHDPDAQRKGVEMRAKAMAHLRDGGVVALFPSGVVAASETWWGPAVEAEWNVFTAKMIRRSGATVVPMKFPGQNSRAYQIANQLSPILRQGLLLHEIVHACNKPQAPVVGHPIDQAEIDRFADDPRGFMTWLRAQTLALKD; this is translated from the coding sequence GTGAACACCGCCCAAGGCGAGACGGTTTCGTTCAACAAATATGACCGTCGCAGCCTGTCGTATGCCTCCACGTTCGATGATCCCTGGAAGGCGCGCGTCATCAGCGTGATGGAGCTTTTTACGGGCAAGCTGTCAATCCTGCGCATGATCCGCCAGTTCGAGAAACGTGGCGCGCCGTCGGGTCAGGCGTTCTGGCGCGCGGCGCTCGATACGATGGGCATCGACCTGACCACACCACAGGAACAACTGGACCGTATTCCGCGTGAGGGTCCGGTGGTGGTTGTGGCGAACCATCCGCATGGGATGGTCGACGGGATGATCTTTGCCGACCTGATCGGGCGTGTCCGGTCGGATTATCGCATCCTGACAAGGTCGCTGCTGACCTCCATCGACGAGGTGGCGGGCAGCTTCATGATCCCGGTGCCGTTTCCGCACGACCCGGATGCGCAGCGCAAAGGGGTTGAGATGCGGGCAAAAGCGATGGCGCACCTGAGGGACGGGGGTGTTGTCGCGCTGTTCCCCTCGGGCGTGGTGGCCGCGTCAGAGACATGGTGGGGTCCCGCCGTCGAGGCGGAATGGAACGTGTTCACCGCCAAGATGATCCGCCGCTCGGGTGCCACGGTGGTGCCGATGAAGTTTCCCGGGCAGAACAGCCGTGCCTACCAGATCGCCAATCAGCTTAGCCCGATACTGCGCCAGGGGCTGCTGTTGCATGAGATCGTTCATGCCTGCAACAAGCCGCAGGCGCCCGTAGTGGGCCATCCGATCGACCAGGCCGAAATCGACCGCTTTGCCGATGACCCGCGCGGTTTCATGACCTGGCTCCGGGCGCAGACCCTTGCCCTGAAGGACTGA
- a CDS encoding HPr kinase/phosphorylase — MGDRGVLIIGPSGSGKSALALQLIALGADLVADDRTRVVREGDNVIAQAPETISGLIEARGVGILRLPSAGPTPLALVVDMSHTEEERLPPQRTAFVHGRELPCLHRVEGPQFAPAILLYLRCSINSAP; from the coding sequence GTGGGCGATCGGGGTGTTCTGATTATCGGACCTTCCGGGTCGGGCAAATCCGCTCTGGCGCTGCAATTGATTGCCCTGGGCGCGGACCTGGTCGCGGACGACAGAACGCGGGTTGTGCGGGAGGGCGACAATGTGATTGCGCAGGCTCCTGAAACCATTTCGGGCCTGATCGAGGCGCGGGGTGTCGGCATCCTGCGGCTGCCTTCTGCGGGACCGACCCCGCTGGCGCTGGTTGTCGACATGTCACACACCGAGGAAGAGCGGCTGCCGCCGCAGCGGACCGCCTTTGTTCACGGGCGTGAACTGCCCTGCCTGCACCGGGTTGAGGGACCACAGTTTGCACCCGCCATCTTGCTTTATCTGCGTTGCAGCATAAATTCGGCGCCATGA
- a CDS encoding response regulator transcription factor — protein sequence MSKIALVDDDRNILTSVSMTLEAEGFEVETYNDGQAALDAFNKKLPDMAVLDIKMPRMDGMDLLQRLRQKTAMPIIFLTSKDDEIDEVLGLRMGADDYVKKPFSQRLLVERIRALLRRQDAVETGEVGDTEETKVMERGDLRMDPLRHAVSWKGKEVSLTVTEFLLLQALAQRPGFVKSRDQLMDVAYDDQVYVDDRTIDSHIKRLRKKMRSADSEFSAIETLYGIGYRYNEE from the coding sequence ATGTCTAAAATTGCATTGGTTGACGACGACAGGAATATCCTGACGTCCGTCTCGATGACTCTGGAGGCCGAAGGTTTCGAAGTGGAAACCTACAATGATGGACAGGCGGCGCTGGACGCCTTCAACAAAAAGCTGCCGGACATGGCGGTGCTCGACATCAAGATGCCGCGTATGGATGGAATGGACCTGTTGCAGCGTCTGCGCCAGAAGACCGCAATGCCGATTATCTTTCTGACCTCGAAGGATGACGAGATCGACGAAGTTCTGGGTCTGCGGATGGGGGCTGACGACTACGTGAAAAAGCCGTTCTCGCAGCGTCTGCTGGTTGAACGCATCCGCGCACTCTTGCGTCGTCAGGACGCGGTGGAAACCGGCGAAGTCGGCGATACCGAAGAGACCAAGGTGATGGAACGCGGCGATCTGCGCATGGACCCGCTGCGCCACGCGGTCAGCTGGAAGGGCAAGGAAGTGTCGCTGACGGTGACAGAGTTCCTGCTGCTTCAGGCACTGGCGCAACGCCCCGGTTTCGTGAAGTCGCGGGATCAGCTGATGGACGTGGCCTATGATGATCAGGTCTATGTGGATGACCGGACCATCGACAGCCACATCAAGCGCCTGCGCAAGAAGATGCGCTCAGCCGACTCGGAATTCTCTGCGATTGAGACGCTCTACGGTATCGGCTACAGGTATAACGAAGAATAG
- a CDS encoding DUF6473 family protein has protein sequence MTYDMLGPGALDYFPCRYARSKLMFRGPARDLTDPYIAFLGGTRTYGRFIETPFPALVEQVLERPCVNFGQPNAGIDTFVHDPFVVGAAQRADAVVLQVMGVQNMSNRFYTVHPRRNDRFVAPSPLLQSIYPEVDFADFHFTGHLLSRLEKVSAERFAVVRRELQRAWVARMKLLLGQIGRKCTLLWFSDRRPSPVDLATVGEAGFGPFFVTAGMLAEVADRAANLVEAVVSPEALASGTEGMVFAPMEELAARRMLGPMAHAECAKVLAGAFRGA, from the coding sequence ATGACCTATGATATGCTGGGGCCGGGGGCCCTTGATTACTTTCCGTGCCGATATGCGCGGTCGAAACTGATGTTCCGGGGGCCGGCGCGCGATCTGACGGACCCCTACATCGCCTTTCTGGGCGGGACGCGAACCTACGGCAGGTTCATCGAAACGCCGTTCCCCGCCTTGGTCGAGCAGGTGCTGGAACGGCCTTGCGTGAATTTCGGTCAGCCCAATGCCGGGATCGACACCTTCGTGCATGATCCTTTTGTGGTCGGTGCGGCTCAGCGGGCAGATGCGGTCGTTCTGCAGGTCATGGGGGTGCAGAACATGTCGAACCGGTTCTATACCGTCCATCCGCGCCGCAACGACCGGTTCGTGGCCCCCTCGCCATTGTTGCAGTCCATCTATCCGGAGGTGGATTTCGCAGATTTTCATTTCACCGGCCATTTACTGAGCCGTCTGGAGAAAGTGTCTGCAGAGCGGTTCGCGGTTGTCCGCCGCGAGTTGCAGCGGGCATGGGTGGCACGAATGAAATTGCTGCTGGGGCAGATTGGCAGGAAGTGTACGTTGCTCTGGTTTTCGGATCGCCGTCCGTCGCCTGTCGATCTCGCCACTGTGGGGGAGGCGGGCTTCGGCCCGTTCTTTGTGACCGCGGGGATGCTGGCTGAGGTGGCGGACCGTGCCGCAAACCTGGTCGAGGCGGTGGTGTCGCCCGAGGCGTTGGCCAGCGGAACGGAAGGAATGGTTTTCGCCCCGATGGAGGAGTTGGCCGCGCGCCGGATGCTGGGGCCGATGGCCCATGCGGAATGCGCCAAAGTGCTGGCCGGGGCATTCCGCGGCGCCTGA
- the rapZ gene encoding RNase adapter RapZ produces MSQSESAGPTDPRSTRPHIVLVTGQAGAGRSTALNVLEDAGFEAIDNLPLRLMPALLAAPARESPMALGIDPRNRDFSLDAMMDLLRQLAAAPDVISELLYLDCSTDVLLQRFSETRRRHPLAPVDQPEEGIRRERDLLAPIRNRADILIDTTSYSIHRLREDIEKWFVPGGQHHLAVSVQSFSYKRGVPRGVDIVYDCRFLRNPHYEKPLKALNGTDAAVADYVKQDTRFADFAQKVLDLSVYLLPAYREEGKSHISIAFGCTGGQHRSVTMAEDHALRLAEAGWPVSIRHRELDRQRIAEAPT; encoded by the coding sequence ATGAGCCAAAGTGAATCAGCCGGGCCGACCGATCCGCGCAGCACGCGACCGCATATCGTGCTGGTCACGGGGCAGGCCGGTGCGGGGCGATCGACCGCCCTCAATGTGCTGGAGGATGCGGGGTTCGAGGCGATTGACAACCTGCCCCTGCGATTGATGCCCGCCTTGCTGGCCGCGCCTGCCCGGGAAAGCCCGATGGCGCTGGGGATCGACCCGCGCAACCGGGACTTTTCGCTCGATGCGATGATGGACCTGCTGCGTCAGCTTGCGGCGGCACCCGACGTGATTTCGGAACTGCTGTATCTCGACTGTTCGACGGATGTGCTGCTGCAACGGTTTTCCGAGACCCGCCGCCGCCATCCGCTTGCCCCTGTGGACCAGCCGGAGGAAGGAATCCGGCGCGAACGTGACCTGCTGGCGCCGATCCGCAACCGCGCGGACATCCTGATCGACACGACGTCCTACAGTATTCACCGCCTGCGCGAAGACATCGAAAAATGGTTCGTGCCCGGCGGTCAGCACCACCTTGCCGTATCGGTGCAGTCTTTCTCCTACAAGCGCGGGGTGCCAAGGGGGGTCGATATTGTCTACGACTGTCGTTTCCTGCGCAATCCGCATTACGAGAAGCCGCTGAAGGCGTTGAACGGAACCGACGCGGCAGTTGCCGACTATGTGAAACAAGACACTCGTTTCGCGGATTTTGCGCAAAAGGTACTGGACCTCAGCGTGTATCTGTTGCCAGCCTACCGGGAGGAAGGTAAGTCGCATATTTCCATCGCCTTCGGCTGTACCGGCGGGCAACACCGTTCCGTGACCATGGCCGAAGATCATGCTTTGCGTCTTGCAGAGGCCGGGTGGCCGGTGTCAATTAGGCATCGCGAACTGGACCGCCAACGGATAGCAGAGGCCCCCACTTGA
- a CDS encoding phosphoenolpyruvate carboxykinase, with amino-acid sequence MTFGRVNPQFRLEDQQITGLGNVYYNLMEPALVETALKRGEGTLGQGGSFLVTTGKFTGRSPKDKHVVKTDSVADTIWWENNAAMSPEGFDALYDDMIAHMQGKDYFVQDLVGGADPRHAINVRMITELAWHGLFIRTMLRRPDRTDLDDFIADFTVINCPTFLADPKKHDCRSETVIAMNFDRKMILIGGTEYAGENKKSVFTLLNYLLPEKNIMPMHCSANHATGNPVDTAVFFGLSGTGKTTLSADPQRTLIGDDEHGWSDNGTFNFEGGCYAKTINLSPEAEPEIYATTTKFGTVIENMVYDEDTKELDFEDDSLTANMRCAYPLHYISNASKKAVGGHPKNIIMLTCDAFGVLPPIARLTPAQAMYHFLSGFTSKVAGTERGVTEPEPTFSTCFGAPFMPRRPEVYGNLLREKIAQHGATCWLVNTGWTGGAYGTGSRMPIMATRNLLTAALEGSLADVKYRKDPNFGFEVPVAVDGVPDILLDPRRTWDNPESYDRQAAKLVAMFSENFGQYMPHIDDDVKAAALG; translated from the coding sequence ATGACATTTGGACGGGTAAACCCGCAGTTCCGCCTCGAAGATCAGCAGATCACCGGGCTGGGCAATGTCTATTACAACCTGATGGAACCGGCCCTGGTCGAGACCGCACTCAAGCGCGGCGAAGGCACGCTGGGCCAAGGCGGGTCCTTTCTTGTGACCACGGGCAAGTTTACCGGTCGGTCGCCCAAGGACAAGCACGTTGTCAAAACCGACAGCGTCGCCGACACGATCTGGTGGGAAAACAACGCCGCCATGTCTCCTGAAGGTTTCGACGCGCTTTATGACGACATGATCGCGCACATGCAGGGCAAAGACTACTTCGTTCAGGATCTCGTTGGCGGTGCCGACCCGCGTCATGCAATCAATGTTCGCATGATCACGGAACTGGCATGGCACGGTCTGTTCATCCGCACCATGCTGCGCCGCCCCGATCGCACCGACCTCGACGATTTCATCGCCGATTTCACAGTCATCAACTGCCCGACCTTCCTGGCCGACCCGAAGAAACACGACTGCCGGTCGGAAACCGTCATCGCAATGAACTTTGACCGCAAGATGATTTTGATCGGCGGCACCGAATACGCGGGCGAAAACAAGAAGTCGGTGTTCACTCTGCTGAATTACCTGCTGCCGGAAAAGAACATCATGCCGATGCATTGTTCCGCCAACCACGCCACCGGAAACCCGGTGGACACGGCGGTTTTCTTTGGCCTGTCGGGCACCGGCAAAACGACCCTGTCCGCCGATCCGCAGCGCACGTTGATCGGGGACGACGAACACGGCTGGTCTGATAACGGCACCTTCAACTTCGAAGGGGGCTGCTATGCCAAGACCATCAACCTGTCGCCCGAGGCCGAGCCGGAGATCTATGCCACAACGACCAAGTTCGGCACCGTGATCGAAAACATGGTGTACGATGAAGACACCAAGGAACTGGATTTCGAGGACGACAGCCTGACCGCAAACATGCGCTGCGCCTATCCGCTGCATTATATCTCCAACGCGAGCAAGAAAGCGGTTGGCGGGCATCCCAAGAACATCATCATGCTGACCTGCGATGCCTTTGGCGTCCTGCCCCCGATCGCGCGGCTGACCCCGGCACAGGCGATGTACCACTTCCTGTCCGGCTTCACGTCCAAGGTCGCGGGCACCGAGCGCGGCGTGACCGAGCCTGAGCCGACCTTTTCCACCTGCTTCGGCGCGCCCTTCATGCCGCGTCGGCCTGAAGTCTATGGCAACCTGCTGCGCGAAAAGATCGCGCAGCACGGCGCGACTTGCTGGCTGGTCAATACCGGCTGGACCGGCGGCGCCTACGGCACCGGCAGCCGGATGCCGATCATGGCCACCCGCAATTTGCTGACCGCAGCACTTGAAGGATCGCTGGCTGACGTGAAATATCGCAAGGACCCGAACTTCGGCTTCGAAGTTCCCGTGGCCGTCGACGGTGTTCCGGACATCCTTCTGGACCCGCGCCGCACATGGGACAATCCCGAAAGCTACGACCGCCAGGCGGCCAAGCTTGTCGCCATGTTCTCCGAGAATTTCGGCCAGTACATGCCGCATATCGATGACGACGTTAAGGCTGCCGCTCTGGGCTGA
- a CDS encoding LysR family transcriptional regulator, with the protein MSTIEQSESEVEAPPPALLFEMVRSFETLARTLNLSHAVKELGSTRQTLRRHIATLEAELGGPLFTVDERRYKLTEKGAASLAGAKDILARGKTWLRGASLAHGNLQFLKAHVGEWDFYQEQKPIGLIWEETSLLLRESFRAWALSSGQIESPNLAHVRPYLLVYRESGAEWICVEFGERSAYVEWFGLDYARSSIGRPIATLPAGEEFGHMLNQAFFDVQATQLARLDHVFTRMPLPDGSGWQPMAYQRLMMAGFFPDGSPAVLTLVVPSRTVSIRDLEPEKLAGLAELKAPDFGKNEARFEEETMT; encoded by the coding sequence ATGAGCACCATTGAACAGTCTGAGAGCGAGGTCGAAGCACCGCCGCCCGCGCTGCTGTTCGAGATGGTGCGGTCATTTGAAACCCTGGCCCGAACACTCAACCTGAGCCATGCCGTGAAAGAGCTGGGTTCGACCCGGCAGACTTTACGTCGGCATATTGCAACGCTGGAAGCCGAGTTGGGCGGCCCGCTCTTTACCGTGGATGAACGCCGCTACAAACTGACAGAAAAAGGCGCAGCCAGCCTTGCAGGGGCGAAAGATATTCTTGCCCGCGGCAAGACCTGGTTACGGGGCGCGTCTTTGGCGCATGGCAATCTCCAGTTCCTCAAAGCCCACGTCGGAGAGTGGGATTTCTATCAAGAGCAAAAACCAATCGGTCTGATCTGGGAGGAAACCTCGCTGTTGCTGCGGGAGTCATTTCGCGCCTGGGCCCTGTCGTCGGGCCAGATCGAAAGTCCAAATCTCGCCCATGTTCGGCCGTATCTTCTCGTTTACCGCGAATCAGGGGCCGAGTGGATCTGCGTGGAGTTCGGTGAGCGTTCGGCCTATGTGGAGTGGTTTGGCCTGGATTATGCACGGTCGAGCATCGGTCGGCCTATCGCGACGCTACCTGCAGGCGAAGAATTTGGGCACATGCTGAACCAGGCCTTCTTTGACGTGCAAGCAACCCAATTGGCCAGGCTTGACCATGTGTTCACGCGAATGCCCCTTCCCGATGGGTCGGGGTGGCAGCCGATGGCCTACCAACGCCTTATGATGGCTGGATTTTTTCCCGACGGATCGCCCGCTGTCCTGACCTTGGTTGTCCCAAGCCGGACGGTTTCGATCCGGGATCTTGAGCCCGAAAAACTGGCCGGTCTGGCCGAGCTGAAGGCTCCAGATTTCGGCAAAAATGAGGCAAGATTTGAGGAGGAAACCATGACTTGA